DNA from Halobaculum sp. XH14:
TCAGTTGTCGTGGCGCACGCCTCGAAAACCCCCAGTCGTTCACGCCCAGTATCGTTTCGGCCTCGGCCACGACCGCATCGAAACGACGACCAACCGACCGGAAGCGCCGACGGCCACGGCAGCTTTCGCGGTGGTCTCGACGCGATCAGTCGGATATCGTTCGGGGAAACCGGATCACGGCCATCGAAGCCGACGTCACCATTGAATAGCCGCGAGCGCCCTCGATTCACCATGGAGCCAGTCGACTTCGAGGAGGCCGAGACGTACGAACCCGACGAGGGCTGGCAGCGCCGCGCGCTCGCCGGGAGCGACGAGTTCAGCTTCGAGTGGTTCGAGAAGCCGCCGGGCCACTCCTCGCCGATGCACGACCACGAGAACGAGCAGGTCTGTCTCGTGCTCCGCGGGGAACTCACAATCCACACCGATGACGACGCCGTGACGCTCGGGGAGTACGACTCGGTGCTGCTCGAATCGTGGGAGTCCCACCGCGTCGAGAACACGGGCGAGGAACTCGCCGTCGGCCTCGACGTGTTCGCGCCGGGCCGCTCGTTCGACTTCTGGACCGACCGCGCGGACGGGGGCGACGAGGAGGACGGCGGCTCGGACGAGGCTGGATCGGGGGCCGACGGGTAGATGCGGTATCTCGCCCGGACCGCGGACGGCCGGCCGCTCGTCGGCGACGACGAGGGGTTCGTCCCGCTCGCGGCCGCCTACCCCGACGCCGAGCGGGTCCGCGACGTCCTCCCGCGGGCGCCCGACGGCCTCCGCGACCTCGACGGGGTTCCCGCGGACCGGACGCCGCGCGAAACCCTGTCGTTCGGCCCGTTCGTCGACGAGCCGGGCAAGCTGTTCGGCATCGGGCTGAACTACGCGGACCACGCCGCCGACCTCTCGGAGGACCCGCCCGAGGAGCCGGCCAGCTTCTTCAAGCCGGCCAGCGCGGCCACCGGGCCGGGCGGCCCCATCCGACTCCCGCCCGAACGCGGCTCCGAGGTCGCCGCCGAGCGGGTCACCGCCGAGGCGGAACTCGCGGTCGTGATCGGGCGGACGTGCCGGAACGTGGCCGTCGACGCGGTCGACGAGGTCGTCGCCGGGTTCGCGCCGGTCGTCGACGTGACCGCCGAGGACGTGCTCGAACGGAACCCCCGGTTCCTGACCCGGGCGAAGAGCTACGACACGTTCCTCGTGCTCAGCCCGCACCTCGCCGTCACCGGGCCCGGCACGGACCTCGAGGACGTCGAGGTGCGGACCGTCGTCAACGACGCCGTGGAGTCGCGAAACGTGGCGTCGAACATGCACTTCTCGCCGCGCGAACTCGTGGCGTTCCACTCCGAGGTGATGACGCTCGAACCCGGCGACGTGATATCGACCGGGACGCCGGGCGCCCACCCCATCGACCCCGGCGACCGCGTCCGCGCCGAGGTGGAGGGAATCGGGACGGTGGCCGCGGACGTCGTCAGGTGAGGACGGATTACTATTCAGTTGGTTACCAGATTACGATAACTACCGTCCTGAGTTTCACTATGTCTATCTGACGCTGCAACAACTATATTACGGTATATGAGTAATTGGTGTGGTATGGCAGAACACAGCACGAACAGGCGGACGTTCCTCGCCGCGACGGGCGTGACGGGGATGGGAGCACTGGCCGGCTGTGCCGGCTTCGGCGGCGGTGGCGGCGGCGGAGGGGGCAACGGTGACTTCCTCTCGACCGCCCAGCAGCTCGGCATCGCGGACAACTGGCAGCAGCGCCGGATCGGGGCCGCCGACGACTGGCCCATCGAGGCGCGGCGGGAGGTGCCCGAGCGCCAGAGCGCCACGACCTGGACCGACAGCGGGGCGTTCCAGAGCGCGGTCGAGAACGACGTGTGGACGCCGCCCGAGGGGTGGCAGGACACCGCCGCGGGCGACGTGGAGACGCTGCAGATACTGAACCACGGCGCGGCGAACATGGAGTTCGACCCCGCGACGCTGGCCGCCCACGAGATGTTCACCGAGATCACCGGGATCGAACTCGACGTCATCGAGATCGGCGTCGACCAGGCGAACACGCGCGAGCAGCAGTTTCTCTCCTCGGAGGAGCCGAGCCCGCACGCGTTCAACGTCGACGGCATCCTCGTCCCGGTGTTCGTCGAGCAGGGCTACCTCGAGGCCACGGACGCTCTCTACCCGGAGGGCGGCTACGAGCCGTACATTCCGGCGCTCCAGAGCCTCGTCCAGTGGGACCTGGACCCCCAGTACGAGGGGACCCACACCTTCGGCTACCCGAACATCGGCGAGGCGAGCATGGGCCACCTGCGGCCGGACCTCATCGAGGAGCAGGGGATCGACCCCGAGCGGTTCCAGGGCGAGTGGTCCTGGGACCTCCTCGAGGAACTGGGCGAGGCGTTCGCGGGCACCGACGTCAACGCGTTCGCGTACTACGCCGGCACCTCGACGTACCTTGCGTACTCGTTCCGGGAGCTGCTGTTCCAGCAGGGCGGGCGCATGGTTCAGGACGACGGGACGGTCGTGATGAACTCGGACGCCGCCGTCCGGGTCATCCAGAAGATGCGGGACTGGCGCGACGCGGGCT
Protein-coding regions in this window:
- a CDS encoding cupin domain-containing protein, with protein sequence MEPVDFEEAETYEPDEGWQRRALAGSDEFSFEWFEKPPGHSSPMHDHENEQVCLVLRGELTIHTDDDAVTLGEYDSVLLESWESHRVENTGEELAVGLDVFAPGRSFDFWTDRADGGDEEDGGSDEAGSGADG
- a CDS encoding fumarylacetoacetate hydrolase family protein, whose translation is MRYLARTADGRPLVGDDEGFVPLAAAYPDAERVRDVLPRAPDGLRDLDGVPADRTPRETLSFGPFVDEPGKLFGIGLNYADHAADLSEDPPEEPASFFKPASAATGPGGPIRLPPERGSEVAAERVTAEAELAVVIGRTCRNVAVDAVDEVVAGFAPVVDVTAEDVLERNPRFLTRAKSYDTFLVLSPHLAVTGPGTDLEDVEVRTVVNDAVESRNVASNMHFSPRELVAFHSEVMTLEPGDVISTGTPGAHPIDPGDRVRAEVEGIGTVAADVVR
- a CDS encoding ABC transporter substrate-binding protein, whose amino-acid sequence is MAEHSTNRRTFLAATGVTGMGALAGCAGFGGGGGGGGGNGDFLSTAQQLGIADNWQQRRIGAADDWPIEARREVPERQSATTWTDSGAFQSAVENDVWTPPEGWQDTAAGDVETLQILNHGAANMEFDPATLAAHEMFTEITGIELDVIEIGVDQANTREQQFLSSEEPSPHAFNVDGILVPVFVEQGYLEATDALYPEGGYEPYIPALQSLVQWDLDPQYEGTHTFGYPNIGEASMGHLRPDLIEEQGIDPERFQGEWSWDLLEELGEAFAGTDVNAFAYYAGTSTYLAYSFRELLFQQGGRMVQDDGTVVMNSDAAVRVIQKMRDWRDAGYVPSDVISYGEGDIVDLMASGQLAYTTAFSDFVPRLLQEYEPGSQYQVVVPPAANAGPSPTQAGLVAPNTTSINRFSDTGHKLAAMLYGDLKLSYFTQWLEFTYEGNISYMDQVYTDSSENDFVTFGGVMGNAIENGVLELFPQMASVFQQMLSPVQRAIQGSIEPQAAMDQVQEFVDSEINE